One Caloramator mitchellensis genomic window, AGCTCAAGGTTTTTCTTTGTGCTATCTGTTACAACTTCACCTAAAAGTTCAGCAAATTTAGCAGCATGTTCTGCTTCTTCGAAGGCAATTCTTTTATAAGCTTCTGCAACTTCTGGATATCCTTCTCTATCAGCCTGACGGCTCATCGCAAGATACATGCCAACTTCTGTGCATTCCCCCATAAAATTCATCTTTAAACCCTCTACAATTTCTGGGTCTACTCCCTTAGCAACACCTATTCTATGCTCATCAGCCCAAACTAGTTCTCCTTCTTCCTTAACGATGAACTTTTCCTTTGGTGCATTACATTGTGGGCACTTATCTGGTGCCTCGCTTCCTTCATGAACGTAACCGCAAATTGCACATACAAACTTCTTCATAGTCCCATCCTCCCTATCACAAAATTTAGATAAAATTTCATTTATTGCTTACATTTTATATATTATCATAATTTTTTATATTTGACAATAGTTTTTTGTAGAAAATTATTATTCTTCAATGTTGTCCTGTATTTTCTTTACCGAATTTTTTATAACTTTTCCAATGTAGCTTACATGGAATCCTAACTCATCTGCTATTTCCTGCATTGTTTTTCCTTCTAGAAAATATTTTTTAATTATCTCTTCCTGTCTATTGGTAAGATGTCTAAATGCCTTATATATTCTGTTTAAATCTTGTTCTTTTGTTATTTCCTCAAGAACTTTATGTTCAAATTCTTCATCTTTAATGTAATCACCAAGTGTTTTGTCGGAATCATACATCTCTTGATTCAAAGAAAGATATCCAAAATGTTTTTTTACTTCTCTGTAAAAATTTCTTATTTCATTTTTTATATAGGTATAAGCTATAGTTGAAAATTCATTTCCTTTTGCAATATCATAATCTAAATAGGCTTTGTATAGCCCTATACTACCAACCTGGAATATATCGCTATATTCCAGGTTATCCTTCCATTTTCTGCATATATCGTGAATCATGTATTTAAATTTTTCGTATATTTCTTCAAATGTAATAACTATATATTCACCCTCAATTTTAATGAGCTTTTCCTTCACCCTAATCATAATGAACTCCTTAAAAATATCTTTAATCACCATTTTACCATCTTTTTTGTTTTAGTAAATAAAAAAAAACGGATGACATCTGCCATCCGCTTCTTTTGTATTATCCTAAAAACATCTTCAAATCATCTTCCACATTAGTTATTCCACCGATTCCAAAGTTTTCAACAAGAACCTTTGCAACATTTGGTGAAAGGAATGCTGGTAGTGTTGGTCCTAAGTGAATGTTCTTTACTCCTAGGTATAAAAGTGCAAGTAAAACTGTAACAGCCTTTTGTTCATACCATGCTATATTGTATGATATTGGTAGTTCATTTACATTTTCAAGTCCAAATACTTCTTTAAGTTTAAGTGCAATAACTGCAAGTGAGTATGAGTCGTTGCATTGTCCTGCGTCAAGAACTCTTGGAATTCCTCCTATGTCACCAAGATCAAGCTTGTTATATCTGTATTTTGCACAACCTGCTGTTAAAATTACCGTATCCTTTGGAAGTGCCTTTGCAAATTCTGTGTAGTATTCTCTTGACTTCATTCTTCCGTCGCATCCAGCCATTACAAAGAACCTCTTTATTGCGCCACTCTTTACTGCTTCCACAACTTTATCTGCAAGTGCAAGAACCTGGTTGTGTGCGAATCCTCCAACAATTTCGCCCTTTTCAATTTCTATTGGTGCTGCACACTTTTTAGCATGCTCAATTATTGCACTGAAATCTTTGCCTCCATCTTCATTTTCTTCAATATGCTTAACCCCTGGGAATCCAACAACACCAGTTGTGTATACTCTGTCCTTATAAGAATCCTTTGGTGGAACTAAGCAGTTTGTAGTCATAAGAATCGGTCCATTAAAACTTTCAAATTCTTTATCCTGTTGCCACCATGCATTTCCGTAGTTTCCTACAAAGTGTGAATACTTCTTAAATGCTGGATAGTAGTGGGCTGGAAGCATTTCTCCATGAGTATAAACATCTACTCCAGTTCCTTCAGTTTGTTTTAATAATTCTTCAAGGTCCTTTAAGTCGTGTCCACTGATTAGTATTCCCGGGTTATTTCTAACACCAATATTTACCTTGGTTAATTCTGGATTGCCGTAAGTTGATGTATTAGCCTTATCAAGAAGCGCCATTGTATCAACAGCATACTTTCCTGTTTCCATAGCAAGTGCTACTAATTCATCAGCTGAAAGATTATCATCCAATGTTGCAGCAAGTGCCTTCTGCATAAATTTGAATATTTCCTTATCAGCATATCCTAACTGAAATGCGTGGTAAGCATAAGCAGCCATGCCCTTAACGCCATAAATTATAAGTTCCCTTAATGATCTTACGTCTTCATTAGTTGTTGAAAGAACGCCTATCGTCATTGCCTTATTATCAAATTCAATTTCAGAACCCTTCCATGTTGCTGCATCATGCTTTATATCGCTTATATCTATTCCTTTTGCATTTAGACTGTTTTTTATATTATCTCGAACTTCCAAGGCTGTATTAATCTTTTCAACAAAATATTTTCTATCGAAGTTTACATTAGTAATTGTTGAGAAAAGTGCCTCCATTATGAACTTATCAACATCATCAAATTGAACTCCATTTTCCTTCGCCTTAAGATTGTATAAGGAAATTCCCTTTAATGTATACATAAGTAAATCCTGCATTATTGCAACGTCGTCTGTTTTACCACAAACTCCTCTTAAAGAACAACCAGTTCCCTTAGCAGCCTCTTGGCATTGATAACAAAACATACTCATTATTATCCCTCCGTTTGATTTATTTTACATTTTAATGATAAAGGAAAAAAATATATAAATCAGTGATATTTGTCACAACAAAAATTTTTCACTGCTTTTTATTTATAGATTTGCTATAATTATTTTGTTGACACTTTATTACTATAAAAAAATTAAGAGGGGGACAATTATGAAGGGTGATTATGTCTGTTTACTCAAAAGAGAAGTTATTCCTGCATTAGGCTGTACAGAGCCTGTCGCAGTGGCACTTTGTTGTGCAAAAGCTAAGGACGAGCTAAAAAATATTCCTGAAATGGTTGAAGTTTATGTAAGCAAAAATATAATGAAAAACGGTATGGGAGTAGGTGTTCCTAATACCGGAATGGTAGGACTTGATATTTCAGCTGCTATTGGAAGTATTATTGGCAATTCTTCAAAGGGATTAAATGTTCTTGAAGATGTTACTCCAGATATTCTCGAAATGGCAAAAGGCTTTATAGAAGATGGAAAAGTTAAGGTCAGCCTGAAAAACACAAATGAAAAGCTTTATATTGAGTCTATTCTTTATTTTAAGAATGATTATGTAAAGGTCATAATAAAAAACAGACATAACAATTTTGTCTACATTAAAAAAAACGGTCAGGTGCTTTTGAATATAGAAGAGGATGAGATTGCTCCATTTGTTGAAGATATCTCTTTAACAGTTAGAGATATATTAGATTTTGCTTTGTCAGTCAATATAAAAGATATTGAATTTTTATTGGAAGGCGTTGAAATGAACAGAAGAATTAGCAGTGAGGGACTTAGCAAAGATTATGGTCTGAATGTTGGTAAAAAAATGCTGGAAAATATAAAAAAGGGGATTCTTTCTGATGATATTCATAACTATGCAATGGCTTTAACAGCTGCCGGAGCAGATGCTAGGATGGCAGGGGCAACCCTCCCTGTAATGAGCAGTGCTGGAAGCGGTAACCAAGGTCTCACTGCTATTTTACCTGTTGTTGCAGTTGCTGAAAAGATTAACTCTAATAATGAAACACTAGCACGTGCTCTTGTCATCAGCCATTTAATTACTTATCATATAAAAAGTCATCTTGGAAGATTATCTCCAGTATGCGGGTGCGGAGTTGCAGCTTCTACAGGAGCAAGCTGTGCTATAGCATATCTTCTTGGTGGAGGATATGTTGAAATTTGCAAAGTTATTAAGAATATGGTTGCCGACATTGCAGGAATTATCTGCGATGGAGCAAAACCTAGTTGTGCGTTAAAATTATCTACTGCAGCTTCTGCTGCAGTTCAATCAGCTCTCCTTGCTCTATCTGGAGTTGAAGTATCAAAGTATGACGGAATAGTAGAAGAAGATGTTGAAAAAACTATAATGAATCTTGCTAAAATAGGGACTTTGGGAATGAACACAACTGACGATGTTATATTAAATATAATGACAAACAAATGTTAAAAAGGATGGTCTTACCATCCTTTTATTTAATTATTACTTTTTTCAAGCCCTCATTTAAAGCAATAGATTTTAAATTGTTCATCATATCCTCAGAAGGAATTTGGGCTGATTGAAGAATTCCCTTTACTCCTAAAGGTCTAAATTTAATAATCTTATACCTTATTTCCTTGTTTATGCTAGCTAATATTTTACTTATTTCCCTTACGTTCCTTTCATTATCCAAAACTTCCGGCACTATAACAGTTCTCACCTCGTATAATTTATCAATACTCCCAAGAAAGTTTATATTTTCAATAACAGTTTTATTGCTTTTTCCAGTGAGCCAATAGTGTTCTTCTTCATCTATTGATTTTACATCTAACATAGCATCATCCATCAGATTAGTAAGTTCAGGCATTTCTTTAAAAGGAATATATCCATTAGTATCAACAAAACAAGTAAGTCCTAATCTTTTTACCTTTTTAAAAAGTTGTCCTAGAAATTTATTTTGTAATAAACATTCGCCACCAGATACGGTAATTCCCGATATAAAAGGTTTGAACTTTTCTATTTCACTTAATATTTCCTCTATATTCATTTTCTTTACCTTAGGTGAGCTGTTGCTAGGGCAAACCTCTATACATCTATCACATTTTACGCATCTTTCTTCCTGCCAATTTACTTTTCCATTTTCTATTTTTATTGCATTATATGGGCAATTTGTAACACAAGTTCCACAATCATTGCAGATGTTGATAGTTTCAGGGTTATGGCAATAAAGGCAATTGAAATTGCACCCCTGAAGGAAAATTGCCGTCCTGTTACCAGGACCATCAACACTGCTAAAGGGAATTATTTTATTGACTAATGCCTTCATATTTCTCTAACCTTTCTTTCAAGAACCCTCTGATTCTTTACAGAACCAAGACCTAAAACTACCGCATCATTATACACAGCTTCTCCCTTTTCAAGTTTTTCCATGTCAGAACGCTTTACAAGGTATCCAGTAATTCTTACAACATCACTGTCATTAGCATAGAATGAAATGTATCTAAGCCCTTTATAGAAAGAACCCTTTATTATATCCAGTATAAACTCAGGATTTTCCTTTGCTGTTATGTCAAAACTAAAAACATCCCCAATTCCTGATGGAAAATATTTATGGAATGGTGCCGACTGCAAAAGATGCATTGGCAGTTCTGGTTCTTCACCTATTGGTATTCTGCAGCCAGGACTAATATTTTTATCTGTATCTATGCCAACCTGTGCATGGAGTAAAAAATTTTCATTAGAAAATTTACAATATTTATTCTTATGTTTCTTAACTTCTTCATCCAGCTTCTGAATTATTCTAAGTCCTAATTCGTTTGCATATTCTCCATGTCCGAACCTATCAAAGGCATTATCAGATTTTATAAAGTGATTGACACATTCAGCAAGTCCAAACATCCCAAACATAGCCGTAAATCTATCTTGATTTATAAGACCTTCCTTAACTAAAAAACTGGTTTCAAAAAAGTTGCTTTCTTCAACTAAAAATCTTATTCTTTCATCCATATATTCTGCCATATTCTTTACCGCGTAAGGCAATACATATTCAATAAAATCATTTTCATCCTTAGCCTTTTTAGCAAGTGCTGCAAGGTTTAGTCTAACTAGAGTAAAACTTCCTCCACCTATTGGAAGTCCATTATAACAGCTTGCAATTGCATAGTTTTCTCCCAGGTCTCTTAAAAACATTTCGTGATTAGCAAAACTTGGCTTTGCAGTATCAAGAGAAGTTAATATTGCTTTAATTGCATATTCTTCATCTGTTTCACTGCTGTATTTAAGCGTAATATTAGGAACAGCATTTTGAAGTTCAGAAGACGCCTTTATAATCAATTCTCCAGCTTTAGTCCTTTTAGGACCTATGTTGGCATGACAGAATGAATCTGTAATTGTCCTATCTATATGATTTAAAAATAACTTTATGGCTCTATAGCTTTCATCCTCATCCTTTATGAATGGCTCTAGTAGATAGTCAATGTTTCCAATGTAAACAGGGAAAGTTGTTATTGAAGGTATATGCTTATACAATATTAAAAGATTATTAGTAGCCTCCCAAATATCTTTAGGTGGTTCAAGTCTTAAAAATCTACTTCCTTGCCTCATAAATTTTTCAAAATCAACGACGATGTATCGAGGTCTATATGGGGCATGTCCCTCGTTTAAATCGCATATAACTCCCTCTTTTTTTAATTTTTTAACTTCATCGCTAATTTTTAAAACATCCAAAGTTTTTTCTGCTGCCCTCGCAAGTGAAACTACTTTTTGTTGATATGTTAAAGTAATGTCTTTAATAATGCTTAAAATATTATTCATTTTATCAACTCCAACAATTTTTTATAATATAATTATAATTGTAGGCAGCTAAAAATAAAAGAGTAAAATATGGATATAACCTGTTAGCAAATAAACGACTATTAAAATAGCTGCCCTCCCGAGCAGCTAAATTTATTTAATAATCTTTTCGACAATAGGATTCATTAGTTTGTCAATTAATTCCTCATTTTTTTCATAGTTTTCAAGGTCATTTATTTCAGCAATCATCGGCAATTCCCCAAGCAGATCAACATCAAGTTCGCCTAAAAATTTCTCAATATTGCTTTCTTTAAATATATTTATCTTCTTGCCACAATCCGGACAAATAATATAACTCATATTTTCAATAACACCTAATACATTTATGTTCATTTTCTTTGCCATTATAATGGCCTTAGAGACTATCATTGAAATCAAATCCTGCGGAACTGAAACCATAATAAGTCCAGTTAAAGGAATAGACTGCATAACTGTTAAAGCAACATCCCCTGTTCCCGGTGGCATATCTATTATTAAATAGTCTAATTCCTCCCACAAAACTTCATTCCAAAACTGCTGCACGACTCCTGTTATAACTGGGCCCCTCCATATTACAGGTTGATTTTCATCTTCCATTAAAAAGTTCAGAGACATTGCCTTTATTCCATCATTTGTCTCAACTGGAAATATATATTGTTCATTGCCAGTTGCTCTTTTATCCTTTAGCCCTAATAACCTAGGAATACTAGGACCTGTTATATCAGCATCCAAAATGCCAACCTTCAAGCCCTTCTTTCTTAATTGCTTAGCAAGAAGAACAGAAACTGTTGATTTTCCAACTCCACCCTTTCCGCTCATAACACCAATAACATTTTTAATATTGTTATTCGTATTAAACCCAATTGTACATGAACCGTTATCTTTGCTACTGCATGTAGCTGCTGATGGACATGTATTACAATTTGACATAAAAATCACCTCATTTTGAGCATTTGTCAATTATATATTAACTCTATTTCAAGTTGTTGTCAAATGCCCATAACTAATATTTATTTCCCTTTACATTTATAGTATTTACATATTAATACTTGCACATACCCTGTTTTTTCCTTTATTCTTACATTCGCTATAAAGTATAGCATCTGCTCTTCTTATCAAATCTTCAATACTTTTAAATTTTCCTGGGAATGATACGACACCACCGCTTATTGTTATCCTGATGTAGTTATTCAAATCTTTTATTTCTGCTTTTTCAATTTTCTTTCTTATTCTCTCAGCAATTATTAATGCATCCTCTTCAGAAAGTTCCTTAAGAATTATAGCAATTTCCTCTCCTCCATATCTAAATGCCATATCAGTCTTTCTAATAGATTTTAATATTATATCCGATGCTAGTTTTAATGCCTTATCTCCTACAATATGTCCATGTATATCGTTAATTTGTTTAAAATCATCCAAATCAAAAAGTATAAAGGAAAAAGGGACATTAGATGAAGTAAGTTGATTTATCTGATTATCAAACATATTTCTATTGTATAATCCCGTAAGTGCATCTACTTCAGCTCTAAATTTTATATCTTTATAGATTAGGTTATTCTCAAATGCCAGAGCTAGTTGATTTGAAAGAATGCTAAGGCAATCTATAACTCCCTGAGACAAAAATTGTGAAAACTTTGTTCCTCCTGCAACTGCAATCAATCCATTTACACTATTATCAATAATTATAGGAACAAATACAATTGATTTAGCGTAATTACTTAACTTACCAGTAATTTTTATTCTGCTGTCCTTTGCTACGTCTTTACTAATATATATTTTCCCTTCTCTTACAGTCTTAGCAGTTACAGCAGAAGAAGAAAGATTAAATTCTAATTCCGAAATATCAAGCTCCGAAGGTGCCCTATATGCTATAGGTAATTGTGTTTCTTCATCCTGAGATTGAAAAAAGTATATTGCACAAATATCATAAGGAATTAAATTTTTTAAATTATCTACAAGCCTATTAATTTTGTCAGAAAAATCCCCATAAATAACTATGTCTCTTGTTATTTTTATTAAACTATTCATTAGCTCTGTTTTCCTAATTAGCTCGCTATAAACATTCATAAAATAATGAATTATTACAAGAATAAATAATACAAGTATAGTTCCTGTATACCCAGAAACAAAATAAATCAGCCATAAAATACTTGAAATTAAAGCCGAAACAATAAAATTAATCCACAGGTATTTCTTGATTTCCGTGCTGAAATTAAACTTTTCACCATCAATGAAATAGTAATCAATTTTCACAAATGCAATATTGACAAGAAGATATAATCCTACGAAAATACCAGACATAATATAATATCTTAGCAAATATCCTACTTTAAAATTTAATATAAAATATAGGCATGCATTTGAAGCAAGGTATGACGCTATAGAAAAAATAGAGGCATGAAAAAGAGCCTTATTAATATCTATTAATTCATATCCTTGTCTTGCCCTCAAAAGGTCTATAACTATCCAGTAAACAAATGTAAAAATTACCGCATATTGCCATCCCCAGATAAAAAATACAAAAGCGAAAACCGCATCAGTTAATTCTACTTTATTTCTATCAGCAGCAATTTGTTTTAATCCCATAATTATTGTTGCAACAAACAAGGTAATTATCATTAAGGCCGTGCTTTGATGATATAAAAAGCTTTCGTTAAATGCCATAGATAATATATACAGAGAAGCTAATAATGTTGCTAACCTAAAAACAGCATGTCTCTTGTTCAAATTCCCCACCCTCTTTAGAAATCTCAATATTTTTTGCTAAGCTCAATATAATGCTCCGCAGATTTTTTTAAATATTCTATTTCCTCCACCGTAAGCTCTCTAACAACCTTAGCTGGTGAACCCATAGCTAAAACACCTGATGGAATTTTTTTGCCTTGGGTAACTAAAGAACCTGCACCTATTATGGTGTATTCTCCTATTTCTGCATCATCAAGAATTGTTGAGCCCATTCCAATCAATGAAAAATTGCCTATTTTGCACCCATGTATTATACAGTTGTGACCTACAGTGACATAGTCTCCAATAACAGTTGGACTCTTATTGGTTGAAACATGAACTGTTGCATTGTCCTGTATATTAGTTCCCTCACCTATTTTAATGCTCCCTACATCGCCTCTGATAACCGCGTTAAACCACACATTTGAATCCCTCTTTATTTCAACATCTCCTATAATTCTTGCTCCTTCAGCTATAAAAACTGATTCATCAATTTTAGGGGTAATCCCTTGATACTTATAAATCATGATTATTCCTCCAGTAAAATATAATTATTCTTAAGTTCTCTCTAAAAAATACGATATAATAAGTAAGGAAAAAAATCAACAAAAAGTTTACATATAAAAATGTTGAATTTTGTCGATTTAATGTTATAATCAGTTTATCAAGAGAAATTTTGAAAGGATGAACCATTGTGAAAAGAATAAATATTGGTTCTTTGAGAATAGTTTTAGTATATGTCATAATTAGCTTTATATGGATTTTATATTCAGATGCGTTGATAATGAATAATCAAAACAACCTAACATATATAAAAGGCATATCTGTTTTTAAAGGATTTATTTTTGTTCTTACAACTGCTGTTCTTCTTTATGTGTTGATTAAAAAAGAAACCGAAAGAAGAATTAAGCTGTGGAAATATTACGCAACATATGATATTATGACCGGAGTATACAATCGAAGAACTGGATTAGATTTGCTTGAAAAATTATTTACAAAATATAAAAAAGAAGATAGAGATTTAACAATTATATATGCTGATATTGACAATCTCAAGCAAGTAAATGACACATTAGGTCACTCCGAAGGGGATAGATTAATAATTAATATTTCTAATATTCTTAAGAAAAATATTAGAAATACAGATTATATTATAAGGCTTGGGGGAGACGAATTTTTAATAGTTCTTCCTGATTGCGATATGAATAAAGCACAAAAAATTGTTAATAGAATTAACGATGGTTTAGCAGAATTAAATTTAATATTTTCAAGGTATGAACATAAAGTTAGCTTTGGTTTTGCAACTATTGAGGAGTTGTATAACAATGCTGACGAAATGGTTGCATGTGCAGATATTAAAATGTATGAAAATAAGAAGATTAATAAGCAGCTAAATTGTAGGTTAGCATAGATAAAGGTTGTCTTTTAGACAACCTTTATCTATGCTTTTTTCTTTTAGGAAGCAATTCCTTTAATTCATTTATAAGCGTTATAATCATGCTTATTGTTGAGAATATGTCTACTTCGTCTTTAGAGGTTGCAGTCTCATCGGATTTAATGAATTTGTCAATAAAATCCATTTTGCCTTTTGCAGAACTTGTAATTGCGTTTACGTTTGCCAGTGACTCATCAATATTGCTTTTATTCTCCTCAATAACTTGGTTTACATTATTTAAAAGTTTGTTTAAACTAATCAGGGTTTTTACCAAGTAAACAGTTATTAAAACAAGTGAAATGCTTAGAAAAAAATACATAACCCCTTGAGGTGTTATCGTTAGTGTCATTTTTTCACCTCTTATTCATTAGATTCTTTGCTTTCGGTATCTTTAACTTCATCTATAACGTCGTCAAACACAACTTCTTCTGCTACATCATTGTCCTTCTTTATTTTTTCCTTAATCATCGTTACAGTTTTAGCTGCAACTTCCTTTGCAGTTTCGACAACTTTACCTGAAGCATCGATTACGCCGTTTTTTATTTCTTCTCTTGTTTCTTTACCAGACTTAGGTGCTGTTAAAATTCCAGCTACTGCTCCAACTACTGTTCCTAAGGCTGCACCAATGGCTAAACCCTTCTTAAGATTTTTCTTGGCCTTCTTTTTTCCATGAAAATCAAAATTTATTTTTACATTTTTCATAAAACGTCCCCCCTTCCTTTTTGTTAATTATAGCACTATAAGAAATATTTTACAATATTTCGACAAATTCTTTATGTGTATTTTGTCAGAATATTTATTCTTTTCTAATTGTTATGATATAATATAATATGTGAAAATTACAAAAAGGTTCATAAAAAATAGGTTAAGCATTTGCTTAACCTATTGCATTTAGAGCGGCAATATTCAAAAGATTCCATGGTTTATTAAAATGTGGCTGGAAGAAGAAATCAACAAAGGCAAGTTCTTCGATTGTCATATCGTTTTGAACG contains:
- a CDS encoding YtxH domain-containing protein: MKNVKINFDFHGKKKAKKNLKKGLAIGAALGTVVGAVAGILTAPKSGKETREEIKNGVIDASGKVVETAKEVAAKTVTMIKEKIKKDNDVAEEVVFDDVIDEVKDTESKESNE